The Rhododendron vialii isolate Sample 1 chromosome 6a, ASM3025357v1 genome includes a window with the following:
- the LOC131331175 gene encoding patatin-like protein 2, with the protein MERVVLGSTSSSVVKIQPPTYGNLVTVLSIDGGGIRGIIPATILAYLESQLQELDGEHARLADYFDVIAGTSTGGLVTAMLTAPNEINRPLFAAKDIKQFYMEHSPMIFPQKGGVFGSILRLLKVIMGPKYNGKYLHGIIREKLGETRLHQTLTNVVIPTFDIKHLQPTIFSTYEVKKSPDHLDARLYDICISTSAAPTYLPAHQFSNQDGEGNIREFNLIDGGVAANNPALVAISQVTKQIFSENPEFFPIKPMDYGRFLVISLGTGSPKVEEKYSAKMAAKWGVLGWLLHGGSTPLVEVFTQASADMVDFHISVVFQGLQSEDNYLRIQEDTLTGTDASVDVSTRKNLNKLVEIGESLLKKPVSRVNLETGLAEPIENGGTNEDALKKFARLLSEERRLRELKSPHTNKV; encoded by the exons ATGGAGAGAGTAGTGCTGGGTTCAACTTCTTCATCTGTTGTTAAAATTCAGCCACCAACTTATGGAAACTTGGTGACAGTTCTGAGCATCGATGGAGGTGGTATTAGAGGAATCATTCCTGCGACTATCCTTGCATACCTTGAATCCCAACTTCAG GAGTTGGATGGAGAACATGCAAGACTTGCTGATTACTTTGATGTAATTGCGGGAACAAGCACCGGTGGTCTTGTGACAGCCATGTTAACTGCTCCAAATGAAATCAACCGCCCTCTCTTTGCCGCGAAAGACATCAAACAATTTTACATGGAGCACAGCCCCATGATCTTCCCGCAGAAAGG GGGTGTATTTGGATCGATACTAAGATTGTTGAAGGTAATAATGGGACCAAAATATAATGGAAAATACCTTCATGGGATTATAAGGGAGAAGCTCGGAGAGACTCGGTTGCATCAAACCTTAACAAATGTGGTCATTCCAACGTTTGATATCAAGCATTTGCAGCCAACCATATTTTCCACCTatgag GTGAAGAAATCACCGGATCATTTGGATGCTCGATTATATGATATATGTATCAGCACATCTGCAGCCCCAACTTATCTTCCAGCCCATCAATTCAGCAACCAAGATGGTGAAGGAAACATTCGAGAATTCAATCTAATTGATGGCGGCGTTGCTGCAAATAAtccg GCTTTGGTAGCCATAAGCCAAGTAACAAAGCAGATCTTCAGTGAAAATCCGGAATTCTTCCCAATTAAACCCATGGATTATGGACGATTTCTGGTCATTTCATTAGGCACTGGCTCGCCAAAGGTGGAAGAAAAATACAGTGCTAAAATGGCAGCCAAATGGGGTGTTTTGGGTTGGTTACTCCATGGGGGTTCCACTCCTTTAGTTGAGGTTTTCACTCAAGCAAGTGCTGATATGGTTGATTTTCATATCTCGGTTGTTTTCCAAGGTCTTCAATCCGAAGATAATTACCTCCGCATACAA GAAGATACATTAACTGGGACGGATGCTTCTGTTGATGTTTCCACGAGGAAGAATTTGAACAAACTTGTTGAAATTGGGGAAAGCTTGTTGAAGAAGCCAGTTTCGAGGGTAAATTTGGAAACGGGACTTGCCGAGCCAATTGAAAATGGTGGCACAAATGAAGATGCTTTGAAAAA GTTTGCTAGATTACTGTCGGAAGAAAGGAGGCTTCGAGAGTTAAAATCGCCCCACACAAATAAAGTATGA